A window of Methanofollis sp. contains these coding sequences:
- a CDS encoding lysylphosphatidylglycerol synthase transmembrane domain-containing protein, translated as MWRKISAVVIPTVIAVGILAYMLWRVWDDLVMTIASADPLYLAAAVVVCTAAWFLRGWRYRAVLGGLTVRVGLIFSTACIFLSQTANLIVPARLGDLVRLFILKHEKLATYSQGFSSIIVERVFDVVTVAVLGLIALPFVLDVPDWFLPLIAVPIVGGIAFALFLWFVGDRHSENRILAVVYRMLAEIRAASLNLQAVLILGASSIAIWLVDIAVCAIVVLMFGEWIPFPIIVLAVVVGNLVKAVPITPGGVGTYEFALAVTFELAGMAPATATVIAVIDHLIKNGVTLVGGIASLYYFGDWSVSLMKRSFSEGLSREELREP; from the coding sequence ATGTGGCGAAAAATTAGTGCGGTTGTCATTCCGACCGTCATCGCGGTCGGAATCCTGGCGTACATGCTCTGGCGGGTCTGGGACGACCTTGTGATGACGATCGCCAGCGCCGACCCGCTGTACCTTGCGGCGGCCGTCGTCGTCTGCACGGCCGCCTGGTTCCTGCGTGGCTGGCGGTACCGGGCGGTCCTGGGGGGGCTCACCGTCAGGGTGGGCCTTATCTTCTCGACGGCCTGCATCTTCCTCTCCCAGACGGCGAACCTGATCGTGCCGGCGCGCCTCGGCGACCTTGTGCGTCTCTTTATCCTGAAGCACGAGAAGCTGGCCACCTATTCCCAGGGATTCTCGTCCATCATCGTCGAGCGGGTCTTCGATGTCGTGACCGTCGCTGTCCTCGGCCTGATCGCCCTGCCCTTCGTCCTCGACGTGCCCGACTGGTTCCTGCCCCTGATCGCTGTCCCGATCGTGGGGGGGATCGCCTTCGCCCTCTTCCTCTGGTTCGTGGGCGACCGGCACTCGGAGAACCGGATCCTGGCCGTCGTCTACCGCATGCTCGCGGAGATCAGGGCGGCCTCCCTCAACCTCCAGGCTGTCCTCATCCTGGGCGCCTCGTCCATCGCGATCTGGCTCGTGGACATCGCGGTCTGCGCCATCGTCGTCCTGATGTTCGGGGAGTGGATACCTTTCCCGATCATCGTCCTTGCGGTGGTCGTCGGCAACCTGGTGAAGGCCGTCCCGATCACGCCCGGCGGCGTCGGCACCTACGAGTTCGCCCTTGCCGTCACCTTCGAACTCGCGGGCATGGCCCCGGCGACGGCGACGGTGATCGCGGTCATCGACCACCTGATCAAAAACGGCGTCACCCTGGTCGGCGGCATCGCGTCCCTCTACTACTTCGGCGACTGGTCGGTCTCCCTGATGAAGCGCTCCTTCTCGGAGGGCCTTTCCCGGGAGGAGCTGCGTGAGCCCTGA